In Luteimonas viscosa, the following proteins share a genomic window:
- a CDS encoding cyclase family protein, protein MTHKRVQFDFELEFTNGGGLQGQGFRLDIEGDAIDDRDLADYIVRDLRLLMAGPVRIMNKSIIDEPHKRKREPQPRLSGIVELSHVVGDGTVTYPGLPAPRICDYLSREQSRAHYEAGTEFQIARIDMVANTGTYVDCPFHRYADGKDLAQMPASAFADLDAVVIDADHRQGIAIDVSRLRGFEVRGRAVLLRTGWDAFWETPEYAAGHPFLTEDGAGYLRDCGVALVGIDSMNIDDTRGRARPAHSILLGAGIPIVEHLCNLSALPPDGFRFTALPPRFAGVGTFPVRAIATLGAR, encoded by the coding sequence ATGACGCACAAGCGCGTGCAGTTCGACTTCGAACTGGAGTTCACCAACGGCGGCGGGCTGCAGGGGCAGGGGTTCCGCCTCGACATCGAGGGCGATGCGATCGACGACCGGGACCTGGCCGACTACATCGTGCGCGACCTGCGCCTGCTGATGGCCGGCCCGGTGCGGATCATGAACAAGTCGATCATCGACGAGCCGCACAAGCGCAAGCGCGAGCCGCAGCCACGGCTGAGCGGGATCGTGGAACTGAGCCACGTCGTCGGCGACGGCACCGTGACCTATCCGGGGCTGCCGGCGCCGAGGATCTGCGACTACCTGAGCCGCGAGCAATCGCGGGCACATTACGAGGCCGGGACCGAGTTCCAGATCGCGCGGATCGACATGGTGGCCAACACCGGCACCTACGTCGACTGCCCCTTCCATCGCTACGCCGACGGCAAGGACCTGGCGCAGATGCCGGCCTCCGCCTTCGCCGACCTCGACGCCGTGGTGATCGACGCCGACCACCGGCAGGGCATCGCGATCGACGTGTCGCGGTTGCGCGGCTTCGAGGTGCGCGGTCGCGCGGTCCTGCTCCGGACCGGCTGGGATGCGTTCTGGGAAACGCCGGAGTACGCGGCCGGGCATCCGTTCCTGACCGAAGACGGGGCGGGCTACCTGCGCGACTGCGGCGTGGCGCTGGTGGGGATCGATTCGATGAACATCGACGACACCCGCGGCAGGGCGCGACCCGCGCATTCGATCCTGCTCGGCGCCGGGATCCCGATCGTCGAGCACCTGTGCAATCTCTCGGCGTTGCCCCCCGACGGCTTCCGCTTCACCGCGCTGCCGCCGCGCTTCGCCGGGGTGGGCACCTTCCCGGTCCGTGCGATCGCGACCCTGGGCGCGCGCTGA